In a single window of the Paenibacillus sp. MMS20-IR301 genome:
- the gnpA gene encoding 1,3-beta-galactosyl-N-acetylhexosamine phosphorylase, producing MSGASKGAFTLPGESGYEALTLELAERWGADVIRDSDGTQLSGEIINAGYGIYSTICIIRDHNEWASRNQDKLQQSFLITNPKVAVQDYLSVYLMEDFFAEQFRVNDSREAFKYWQVYDRTTSEEVPREQWNYDRESGNVVITGIAPWHKYTVSFIAYRIWEEISMYNHTTNNWTKDHLMQIDPMYMETQAYLLEWMENWCQQHRETTVVRFTSLFYNFAWIWGSSERNRHLFSDWGSYDFTVSARALDLFAKEYGYSLTAEDFVNGGKYRVSHIPAEQRKLDWMAFINNFVIKFGKQLIDIVHNHGKLAYVFYDDSWVGAEPYNDRFQEFGFDGMIKCVFSGYEARMCSGVKVDTHEIRLHPYLFPVGLGGAPTFMEGGNPTLDAKNYWINIRRALLREPIDRIGLGGYLHLVEGYPDFCEYIGKIAGEFREIKELHQQGKPYQVKTKVAVLHSWGKLRSWTLSGHFHETYMHDLIHINEALSGLPVEVQFIDFADIRQGVLQHVDVVINAGAAGSAWSGGDHWKDSKGVDLLTQWVYEGGAFIGVNEPSAVQSYDHYFRMAHVLGVDEDTGARVVHGKWAFSASDDHGLIPDGASIAPKNGVYLTDGAAEVVSESEGKITLSIHSFGKGKGIYLPSFSFNWANTRLLLNLIRYAGGELEETKYIPDNLYTECAYYPESKRLVVINNSDQVQRASIETEYGVYTLELAPFDTVIKTIGE from the coding sequence TTGAGTGGAGCATCCAAGGGAGCCTTCACCCTGCCGGGCGAATCCGGTTATGAGGCATTGACGCTGGAGCTCGCCGAACGCTGGGGAGCCGATGTTATCCGTGATAGTGACGGCACACAGCTGTCGGGTGAGATTATTAATGCGGGGTACGGCATTTATTCAACCATCTGTATTATCCGCGACCATAATGAGTGGGCGTCCCGTAACCAGGACAAGCTGCAGCAGAGCTTCCTGATTACGAATCCGAAGGTAGCAGTACAGGATTACCTGTCGGTCTACCTGATGGAGGATTTCTTCGCGGAGCAATTCAGAGTCAATGATTCGCGTGAAGCGTTCAAGTACTGGCAGGTGTATGACCGGACGACCAGTGAAGAGGTGCCAAGAGAACAGTGGAATTATGACCGCGAATCAGGCAATGTGGTCATCACCGGGATTGCCCCTTGGCATAAGTACACGGTGAGCTTCATCGCCTACCGGATCTGGGAAGAGATCTCGATGTATAACCATACGACGAATAACTGGACCAAGGATCATCTGATGCAGATTGATCCGATGTACATGGAGACGCAGGCGTACCTGCTGGAGTGGATGGAGAACTGGTGCCAGCAGCATAGGGAAACAACCGTGGTGCGCTTCACTTCGCTTTTCTACAACTTCGCCTGGATCTGGGGCAGCAGTGAGCGCAACCGCCATCTGTTCTCGGATTGGGGTTCGTACGATTTCACGGTAAGCGCCAGAGCGCTTGATCTGTTCGCGAAGGAATACGGCTACAGCCTGACGGCAGAGGATTTCGTGAACGGCGGCAAATACCGTGTCAGCCACATCCCGGCAGAGCAGCGCAAGCTCGACTGGATGGCGTTCATCAATAACTTCGTAATTAAGTTCGGCAAGCAGCTGATCGACATTGTGCATAATCACGGCAAGCTGGCGTATGTCTTCTATGATGACAGCTGGGTGGGGGCGGAGCCTTATAATGACCGTTTCCAGGAGTTCGGCTTCGACGGGATGATCAAATGTGTATTCTCGGGGTACGAAGCGCGGATGTGCTCCGGGGTCAAGGTGGACACCCATGAAATCCGGCTGCATCCTTATCTTTTCCCGGTCGGTCTAGGAGGGGCGCCAACCTTCATGGAAGGCGGAAACCCTACACTGGACGCCAAAAACTACTGGATCAACATCCGCCGCGCCCTCCTGCGGGAGCCGATAGACCGGATTGGCCTGGGCGGATATCTGCATCTGGTGGAGGGCTATCCGGACTTCTGCGAGTATATCGGGAAGATTGCCGGTGAATTCAGAGAAATTAAGGAGCTGCATCAGCAGGGCAAGCCTTATCAGGTGAAGACGAAGGTGGCTGTTCTGCATTCCTGGGGCAAGCTGAGATCGTGGACGCTCTCCGGTCATTTTCATGAGACCTACATGCATGATCTGATTCATATTAATGAAGCGCTGTCCGGCTTGCCGGTGGAAGTGCAGTTTATTGATTTCGCGGATATCCGCCAGGGCGTGCTGCAGCATGTGGATGTGGTCATTAACGCCGGAGCAGCGGGCTCAGCGTGGAGCGGCGGGGATCACTGGAAGGACAGCAAGGGCGTGGACCTGCTGACCCAGTGGGTGTATGAGGGCGGAGCTTTTATCGGGGTCAACGAGCCTTCGGCTGTGCAAAGTTATGATCATTACTTCCGCATGGCTCATGTGCTGGGAGTGGATGAGGACACCGGTGCAAGAGTGGTTCATGGCAAGTGGGCGTTCTCGGCCAGCGATGATCACGGCCTGATTCCTGACGGAGCGAGCATAGCACCGAAGAATGGCGTGTATCTGACAGACGGAGCGGCTGAGGTGGTGAGTGAAAGTGAAGGTAAGATCACATTGTCTATCCATAGCTTCGGCAAAGGAAAGGGCATTTATCTGCCGTCATTCAGCTTTAACTGGGCGAATACCCGCTTGCTGCTGAATCTGATCCGCTATGCGGGCGGTGAGCTGGAGGAGACGAAGTACATCCCTGACAATCTGTATACGGAGTGCGCCTATTATCCGGAGAGCAAACGGCTTGTGGTGATCAACAACAGCGACCAGGTACAGAGGGCGTCGATCGAGACGGAGTATGGAGTGTATACGCTGGAGCTGGCTCCGTTTGATACGGTGATTAAGACGATTGGGGAATAG